Proteins found in one Streptococcus criceti HS-6 genomic segment:
- a CDS encoding phosphomevalonate kinase, producing the protein MTKYAVKTGGKLYLAGEYAILTPGQQALIKNIPIYLTGEIDTARDYQLYSDMFDYAVGLETDDNYSLIQETIAVVHDFIKSQGLEPHPFRLSITGKLEKDGKKFGIGSSGSVTILVVKALAAFYEQDWSVDLIFKLATYVLLKRGDNGSMGDLACIAYEDLVLFKAFDRAQVRSWIAEESLVDVLAKDWGYQIEIIKPALAVDFLVGWTGQPAISKDMIKHVKSAITADFLEQTQAAVKTAASGLETGNKELIKTSLQGASHLLKELHPAIYTEELLVLEGAVQDLDAVAKSSGSGGGDCGIALSFNSDDSQKLIERWQVAGIELLFCQESL; encoded by the coding sequence ATGACTAAGTATGCTGTTAAAACTGGTGGCAAGCTCTATCTGGCCGGTGAATACGCTATCCTGACACCTGGCCAGCAGGCCTTGATTAAAAACATTCCCATTTATCTAACGGGGGAAATCGATACAGCAAGAGACTATCAGCTCTATTCGGATATGTTTGACTATGCGGTTGGTTTGGAAACAGATGATAACTACAGCCTGATTCAGGAAACTATCGCAGTTGTTCACGACTTTATTAAGAGTCAGGGGCTCGAGCCTCATCCCTTTCGTCTGTCTATCACAGGCAAGCTCGAAAAAGATGGCAAGAAGTTTGGAATTGGCTCCAGCGGCAGTGTGACCATCTTAGTCGTTAAGGCTTTAGCTGCTTTTTATGAACAGGACTGGTCAGTTGATTTGATTTTTAAATTAGCGACCTATGTTCTTCTTAAGCGTGGCGATAACGGTTCGATGGGGGACTTGGCCTGTATTGCCTATGAGGATTTGGTCCTCTTTAAAGCTTTTGACCGAGCTCAGGTACGTTCTTGGATTGCAGAGGAAAGTCTGGTGGACGTTCTGGCTAAAGATTGGGGATACCAGATTGAGATCATTAAACCTGCTCTCGCTGTTGACTTCCTCGTTGGCTGGACCGGTCAGCCTGCAATCTCTAAGGATATGATTAAGCACGTTAAATCAGCCATCACTGCTGATTTTTTAGAGCAAACACAAGCAGCTGTCAAGACTGCAGCCAGTGGTCTGGAAACTGGGAATAAGGAGCTTATCAAGACGTCCTTGCAAGGAGCCAGTCATCTGCTGAAGGAATTGCACCCTGCCATCTATACCGAGGAACTTTTGGTTTTAGAAGGAGCGGTACAAGATTTAGATGCTGTCGCCAAGTCTTCAGGTTCAGGCGGAGGCGATTGTGGTATTGCCCTATCATTCAATTCAGATGACAGTCAAAAACTTATAGAAAGGTGGCAGGTAGCTGGTATTGAGCTACTATTTTGCCAAGAATCTTTATGA
- the mvaD gene encoding diphosphomevalonate decarboxylase, which translates to MDRKSVSVKSYANIAIVKYWGKADAEKMIPATSSISLTLENMYTKTDLSFLPEGARGDEFYIGGVLQSPQEHAKMTTIIDFFRKEGQPFVKIETSNNMPTAAGLSSSSSGLSALVKACNQLFDFGLSQKELVQYAKFASGSSARSFFGPLSAWDKDSGEIYQIKTDLDLAMIMLVLNDQPKTISSREGMKRCAETSSDFQDWVEQSVLDYQAMLGYLTANDFAKVGQLAEENALRMHATTRSAHPPFSYLTEESYQAMDFVRSLREQGYDCYFTMDAGPNVKVLCQTKDLDRLAQILGQHYRTIVSKTKDPAHD; encoded by the coding sequence GTGGATAGAAAATCTGTAAGTGTAAAATCCTATGCCAACATTGCTATTGTTAAGTATTGGGGGAAAGCTGATGCGGAGAAGATGATACCAGCGACCAGCAGTATCTCGCTGACCTTGGAAAATATGTACACCAAGACCGACCTGTCCTTTTTACCCGAGGGAGCTCGAGGCGATGAATTTTATATCGGCGGAGTTCTGCAAAGCCCGCAGGAACATGCTAAGATGACTACGATTATTGACTTTTTCCGCAAGGAGGGTCAGCCCTTTGTCAAGATTGAAACCAGCAATAATATGCCAACCGCAGCAGGACTTTCCTCAAGTTCCAGCGGCCTTTCGGCCTTGGTCAAGGCCTGCAACCAGCTCTTTGACTTTGGACTCAGTCAAAAGGAACTAGTTCAGTATGCCAAGTTTGCTTCTGGATCCTCGGCACGGTCCTTTTTTGGACCGCTGTCTGCTTGGGACAAGGACTCGGGTGAGATTTACCAGATCAAGACCGATTTGGATTTGGCCATGATTATGCTGGTGCTCAATGACCAGCCAAAGACGATTTCCAGCCGAGAAGGGATGAAACGCTGTGCAGAAACGTCGAGCGATTTTCAGGACTGGGTAGAGCAGTCGGTCCTTGATTATCAGGCCATGCTGGGCTACCTGACTGCTAATGATTTTGCCAAGGTTGGCCAATTGGCAGAAGAAAATGCTCTGAGAATGCATGCGACGACAAGGTCAGCCCATCCGCCTTTTTCTTATTTGACAGAAGAATCCTATCAGGCTATGGATTTCGTTAGAAGTCTGCGTGAACAGGGATATGATTGTTATTTCACCATGGATGCAGGACCTAATGTTAAGGTTCTCTGTCAGACCAAAGATTTGGATAGGCTGGCTCAAATTTTGGGGCAGCATTACCGCACCATTGTATCAAAGACCAAGGACCCAGCCCATGACTAA
- the mvk gene encoding mevalonate kinase translates to MTQKIGIGRAHSKIILIGEHSVVYGYSAIALPLKNIEVVCQVQASEAPLTINIDDPLSTAVLAALEFLDRSDQNISVKIESNVPAKRGMGSSAAVAIAAIRAVFDYFDQPLSILDLEMLANQAEIIAHENPSGLDAKTCLSDTAIKFIRNLGFSEMAIDLGACLVIADTGIHGHTREAVAKVRELEEKALPYLHHLGNLANAIEVGILAKDLSVIGQAMNRAHQELDRLGVSSPEANHLVQVAQSRGAMGAKMSGGGLGGCIIALCRNQEQAETLALELEKEGAVNTWIENL, encoded by the coding sequence ATGACGCAGAAAATTGGAATTGGAAGAGCTCACAGCAAGATTATTTTAATCGGTGAGCATTCAGTGGTATATGGCTATTCAGCTATTGCACTTCCTCTCAAAAACATCGAAGTGGTCTGTCAGGTGCAGGCTTCCGAAGCCCCCTTGACTATTAACATTGACGATCCTCTGTCTACAGCGGTTTTGGCCGCTTTGGAATTTTTGGACCGCTCGGATCAAAATATTTCAGTCAAGATCGAGTCTAATGTTCCTGCTAAGCGGGGGATGGGGTCGTCAGCAGCAGTAGCTATCGCAGCTATTCGGGCGGTTTTTGATTATTTTGATCAGCCCCTATCTATTTTAGATTTGGAAATGCTGGCCAATCAAGCGGAAATTATTGCCCATGAAAATCCCAGTGGTCTGGACGCTAAGACGTGTCTCAGTGACACAGCGATAAAGTTCATTCGCAATCTAGGTTTTTCAGAAATGGCTATTGATCTGGGTGCCTGTCTGGTGATTGCCGATACAGGAATTCACGGGCATACCAGAGAGGCTGTAGCCAAGGTTCGTGAGTTGGAAGAGAAAGCCCTGCCCTATTTGCATCATTTGGGGAACTTAGCCAATGCTATCGAGGTTGGGATTCTAGCTAAAGACCTCAGCGTTATCGGTCAGGCTATGAACCGTGCCCATCAAGAATTGGATCGGCTGGGGGTTTCTAGCCCAGAGGCCAACCATCTGGTCCAAGTTGCTCAAAGCCGAGGAGCTATGGGAGCTAAGATGTCTGGCGGTGGTCTGGGCGGCTGTATTATTGCCCTCTGCCGTAATCAAGAGCAGGCTGAAACCCTAGCCTTAGAACTCGAAAAAGAAGGAGCCGTAAACACGTGGATAGAAAATCTGTAA
- a CDS encoding amidohydrolase yields MPADFYEKLAQTRHYIHAHPEISEQEHATTAFLKSYLADLGIEALNYPLKTGLIAEIGSGHPIIALRADIDALPIQENTGLDYASDNGAMHACGHDFHQTSLLGAAEILKERENELKGTVRLIFQPAEENFQGAYQVIEVGGLDGVAAIVGYHNYPHLKPGQLGLKSGAIMAGVEQFEVTVEGVSSHAARPDLGVDTVLAVTTMVNNLQAIVARTVSPFDSAVLSVTHIDVGTTWNVLPAKGFFEGTIRTFAPQVRLEVIEQFERVIHTTAEQFGAQVAIKWGNSPKVTFNDQTITPLIIEHSKSFAEVVETLPSTGGEDFAAYQERIPGVFALIGSNGEAGAPDWHHDDFIVKDKALPVAVNYFVESAVKLLAYYQAN; encoded by the coding sequence ATGCCAGCAGACTTTTATGAAAAATTAGCTCAGACCCGCCATTATATCCACGCTCACCCAGAAATTTCGGAACAAGAGCATGCGACAACAGCCTTTCTCAAATCTTATCTGGCCGATTTAGGGATTGAAGCGCTGAATTATCCTCTGAAAACGGGTTTGATTGCTGAGATTGGTTCTGGTCACCCCATTATTGCTCTGCGGGCAGACATTGATGCCCTGCCGATTCAGGAAAATACTGGTCTCGACTATGCTAGTGACAACGGTGCCATGCACGCCTGCGGTCATGATTTTCACCAGACCAGCCTGCTGGGGGCCGCAGAAATCTTGAAGGAGCGGGAAAATGAATTGAAAGGGACTGTTCGTCTGATCTTTCAACCAGCCGAAGAAAACTTCCAAGGTGCCTATCAGGTGATTGAGGTCGGTGGCCTTGACGGTGTTGCTGCCATTGTTGGCTATCATAATTACCCCCATCTTAAGCCTGGTCAGCTGGGGTTAAAAAGCGGTGCTATCATGGCAGGTGTCGAACAGTTTGAAGTGACTGTTGAGGGTGTTTCCTCCCATGCCGCACGGCCGGATTTGGGCGTGGATACGGTTTTAGCGGTAACGACCATGGTTAATAATCTTCAAGCTATTGTTGCTAGGACGGTCTCCCCCTTTGATTCAGCTGTTCTGTCTGTTACCCATATTGATGTCGGAACGACTTGGAATGTCCTACCAGCCAAGGGGTTTTTTGAAGGAACTATACGAACATTTGCCCCCCAAGTTCGCTTGGAAGTCATCGAACAGTTTGAGCGGGTAATTCATACGACTGCCGAACAATTCGGAGCTCAAGTAGCCATCAAGTGGGGGAATTCGCCTAAGGTGACCTTCAATGATCAAACTATTACACCTCTAATCATTGAGCATTCTAAATCTTTTGCAGAGGTGGTTGAAACCCTGCCATCGACTGGTGGGGAAGACTTTGCGGCCTATCAGGAACGGATTCCCGGAGTCTTTGCTCTTATCGGCTCTAATGGTGAAGCAGGGGCACCCGACTGGCACCATGATGATTTTATTGTCAAGGATAAAGCCCTCCCTGTCGCTGTCAATTATTTTGTTGAATCGGCTGTTAAGCTGTTGGCATATTATCAAGCCAACTAA
- a CDS encoding glutathione S-transferase family protein, protein MPTSFVAKEVDKEGNFRRQKTRFTRPFGTGPDQLPVEKNRYRLLVSYACPWAHRQLIALKLLGLEDAVSVGVVDPVRPTDVKRTDWAFTLDPDGKDPVLGIRYLSEIYLRTDPNYQGRFTVPALVDLKTGQLANNDFYNLLKIWETDWRPLHKEGAPDLYPAELANEIDALNEVIFHDINNGVYKAGFAGSQAAYEAAYDRLFARLDDLEERLSHSRFLFGDQIRDTDIRLYVSLARFDAAYYNGFRCNRNRLIDFPNLWAYARDLYSLPAFKETTHFDHIKKHYHLSAVDNPHQILPKGPDTTEWLKPQDRAIRRYH, encoded by the coding sequence ATGCCAACTAGTTTTGTTGCTAAAGAAGTTGATAAAGAGGGAAATTTCCGCCGTCAAAAGACTCGGTTTACCAGACCTTTTGGCACTGGACCAGATCAGCTACCTGTCGAGAAAAATCGCTATCGGCTTCTGGTCTCTTATGCCTGCCCTTGGGCCCATAGGCAGTTGATTGCGCTCAAGTTATTGGGCTTAGAAGATGCTGTCAGTGTCGGAGTCGTAGATCCTGTTCGGCCGACAGATGTTAAGCGGACGGACTGGGCTTTCACCCTAGATCCTGATGGTAAGGATCCTGTCTTAGGGATTCGCTACCTAAGTGAGATATATTTGAGGACAGACCCTAACTATCAGGGACGCTTTACGGTGCCAGCTCTAGTCGATTTAAAAACAGGGCAGTTGGCCAATAACGACTTTTATAATCTGCTCAAAATTTGGGAGACTGACTGGCGGCCTTTGCATAAGGAGGGGGCTCCAGACCTCTATCCAGCTGAGCTGGCGAATGAGATTGACGCACTTAATGAAGTTATTTTTCATGATATCAACAATGGTGTCTATAAGGCGGGCTTCGCGGGCAGTCAGGCTGCTTACGAAGCTGCTTACGACCGGCTCTTTGCACGGCTGGATGACTTGGAAGAACGCCTGAGTCATTCTCGATTCTTGTTTGGTGATCAGATTAGGGACACAGATATTCGCCTCTATGTCAGCCTAGCTCGATTTGATGCTGCTTATTACAACGGCTTTCGCTGCAATCGCAACCGACTAATTGATTTTCCCAATCTCTGGGCCTATGCTAGGGACTTGTACAGTCTGCCTGCTTTTAAGGAAACCACTCATTTCGACCATATTAAAAAGCACTACCATCTCAGTGCTGTTGACAATCCGCATCAGATTCTTCCCAAAGGACCAGATACGACGGAATGGCTAAAACCACAGGATCGTGCGATCAGACGTTACCACTAG
- a CDS encoding glutathione S-transferase C-terminal domain-containing protein — protein MTKHTHAIKPVTLKIRPVETKTEIDDRGAFQRQPNHFTRPFGDGPNDLKAQAGKYRLFWARGCHWSNRASIVRELLGLEDVISINQVGHTDDPDRRKYGWEFAYDADGRDPVTGAEYLAEFYYRADPDYAGRTTVPALIDVDKQEVVNNDYHRLTNYFEVAFKPFQKPDAPNLYPEALRDDIDNFNDQVLFPFVNNGVYRMMFAQSLVAYQEAFDDFFNTLDIIEKRLATQRFLFGDYVTDSDVRLYVTLARFDTHYYRNLGPIKHRIVDYPNIWGYARDLYAIPAFKNNTYFHDIARGWDTKKEKLFVDFNSRFADDIDFDAQWSQPHNRHYLSKTPEQKFLVD, from the coding sequence ATGACAAAACATACGCATGCAATCAAACCCGTTACCTTAAAAATTCGTCCAGTTGAAACAAAGACAGAAATAGATGATCGCGGTGCCTTCCAGCGTCAGCCCAATCATTTCACCCGCCCTTTTGGTGATGGTCCTAATGATTTGAAAGCACAAGCTGGCAAATACCGTCTCTTCTGGGCTCGGGGCTGTCACTGGTCCAATCGGGCGTCAATCGTTCGTGAGCTCCTAGGCCTAGAGGATGTTATCTCCATCAATCAAGTCGGCCACACGGACGATCCCGACCGCCGTAAGTATGGCTGGGAATTCGCCTATGATGCCGATGGCAGAGATCCTGTCACTGGCGCTGAGTATCTGGCTGAATTTTACTATCGGGCAGATCCTGACTATGCTGGCCGAACAACAGTCCCAGCCCTGATTGATGTCGATAAGCAGGAGGTCGTCAACAACGACTATCATCGTTTAACCAACTATTTTGAAGTGGCTTTCAAGCCTTTCCAAAAGCCCGATGCGCCTAATCTTTATCCAGAAGCCCTGAGAGATGATATCGATAATTTTAATGATCAGGTCCTTTTTCCCTTTGTTAACAATGGGGTCTATCGAATGATGTTTGCCCAATCCTTAGTGGCCTATCAAGAGGCCTTTGACGACTTTTTTAATACTCTGGACATTATTGAAAAGCGGTTGGCCACCCAGCGTTTTCTTTTTGGCGATTATGTCACCGATTCGGATGTCCGTCTCTATGTGACTTTGGCGCGCTTTGATACCCATTATTATCGCAATTTGGGTCCAATCAAGCATCGGATTGTTGATTACCCAAATATCTGGGGTTACGCGAGAGATTTGTACGCAATACCAGCCTTTAAGAACAATACTTATTTTCATGATATTGCCCGTGGCTGGGATACCAAGAAAGAGAAGCTCTTTGTCGATTTCAACTCCCGCTTTGCCGATGACATAGATTTTGATGCTCAGTGGTCTCAACCGCACAATCGGCACTATCTGTCAAAAACGCCAGAGCAGAAGTTCCTAGTTGATTAG